From Pseudomonas poae, the proteins below share one genomic window:
- a CDS encoding helix-turn-helix transcriptional regulator, whose protein sequence is MSLSIDQRARVIESIEQGLADGSLGIGEAVRRLRNEVTGLHQSQFARMCKISVRTLVHIEHGEGNQTLKSLNAVFRPFGLTMGVVKLRRSL, encoded by the coding sequence ATGAGCTTGTCGATTGATCAGCGTGCACGCGTCATTGAGAGCATCGAACAAGGGTTGGCTGATGGCTCGCTTGGGATCGGCGAAGCCGTACGCCGCCTGCGAAATGAAGTCACCGGACTGCACCAGAGCCAGTTCGCCAGGATGTGCAAAATTTCGGTGCGCACCCTGGTGCATATCGAACACGGCGAAGGCAATCAGACCCTTAAGTCGTTGAACGCCGTGTTCAGGCCATTTGGGTTGACGATGGGGGTGGTGAAACTTCGCCGCAGCCTGTAG
- a CDS encoding HipA domain-containing protein, giving the protein MQMDTPFKLTIQVFSSNHWQDAMTLEFAEPQNGFDGPCRFGYESAYLVSHYDQVETVFAKAVSTRVPLNWDQGAPGKAPAFLYDIAPAGAAKRFLMDRIGREKPEGIRDDLFLLARSTPAPVGHMRIKESVHTEEGRPAVGFERHEVVERDNRFLEYAYEEGAAIGGATGAGGEAPKLLLAQSHEGLLYPDAVLNDEQVSQHWFIKFSRNKARQRDRDILRSEYHYYRALQALGIDTVAAEGLALEDHEGLKPSLWMHRFDRNVSDQGVERFAVESIYSLSGIAFATGAMGHLEALERLVGFWKQAGQDDQVADLIADYLRRDLLNKILGNTDNHGRNTSIIRGDSSLRLAPIYDMAPMIMDDEGISRTTKWPRALELAGDIDWRGVCNALSPFIDPEQAFERIRQDAEHLRALPDILVASGLPEVTLNHPRIALRDLDQRLRSWGLR; this is encoded by the coding sequence ATGCAGATGGACACACCTTTCAAACTCACGATCCAAGTTTTCAGCTCGAACCATTGGCAGGATGCGATGACCCTGGAGTTCGCCGAGCCGCAAAACGGCTTCGACGGCCCCTGCCGTTTCGGCTACGAGTCTGCCTATCTGGTCAGTCATTACGACCAGGTCGAAACGGTGTTCGCCAAGGCTGTCAGTACAAGAGTTCCGTTGAACTGGGACCAGGGGGCGCCGGGAAAAGCGCCTGCATTCCTGTATGACATCGCACCCGCTGGGGCTGCAAAGCGCTTCCTTATGGATCGTATCGGGCGGGAAAAACCGGAGGGTATCAGAGATGATCTATTTCTACTGGCACGCAGTACGCCCGCGCCGGTCGGTCACATGCGTATTAAAGAATCCGTCCACACGGAGGAAGGGCGGCCAGCTGTAGGGTTCGAGCGCCACGAGGTGGTGGAGCGTGACAACCGTTTTCTCGAATACGCCTACGAAGAGGGTGCGGCGATTGGCGGTGCGACGGGTGCGGGCGGGGAGGCGCCCAAGTTGTTACTTGCGCAGAGTCATGAGGGGCTTCTGTATCCGGACGCGGTATTGAACGATGAGCAAGTCAGTCAGCACTGGTTTATCAAGTTTTCCCGCAATAAAGCCCGGCAGAGGGACCGAGATATTCTCAGGAGCGAGTATCACTACTACAGGGCATTGCAGGCCCTGGGGATCGATACCGTCGCCGCCGAAGGTTTGGCGCTTGAGGACCATGAGGGGCTTAAACCCAGCCTCTGGATGCACCGTTTTGACCGTAATGTGAGTGACCAAGGTGTCGAGCGTTTTGCGGTCGAATCGATTTACTCGTTGTCAGGCATAGCGTTTGCCACTGGGGCTATGGGCCATTTGGAAGCGCTGGAGAGGCTTGTCGGTTTCTGGAAGCAAGCTGGCCAGGATGATCAAGTGGCCGATTTGATAGCGGACTATCTGCGCCGCGATTTGCTGAACAAGATTCTGGGCAATACAGACAATCATGGACGCAATACTTCGATCATCCGTGGGGACAGTAGCCTGCGCCTGGCACCCATTTATGATATGGCGCCCATGATCATGGATGATGAAGGCATCAGCCGTACGACGAAGTGGCCACGTGCTTTGGAGCTGGCGGGTGATATCGACTGGCGTGGTGTCTGCAATGCGCTTTCCCCGTTCATAGACCCGGAGCAGGCCTTTGAGCGTATTCGGCAAGACGCCGAACACCTGCGAGCCCTGCCGGATATTTTGGTTGCCAGTGGTTTACCGGAGGTCACCCTGAACCATCCACGCATAGCGCTACGCGATCTTGACCAGCGCTTGAGAAGCTGGGGGCTGAGATGA
- a CDS encoding GNAT family N-acetyltransferase: MSQIDIRQVTAGDHAAWLPLWQAYLRFYNTELPDAVSQSTWQRLIDPQEPTHSALAWQDGKAVGMVNFIYHRSNWSIENSCYLQDLLVDPAQRGTGVGRKLIEFVYTTAKADGCCKVHWLTHETNATAIQLYERIAERPGLIQFRKGL, from the coding sequence ATGAGCCAAATCGACATCCGCCAGGTCACCGCCGGCGACCACGCCGCCTGGCTGCCCCTGTGGCAGGCCTACCTGAGGTTTTACAACACCGAACTGCCTGACGCCGTGAGCCAAAGCACCTGGCAGCGCCTGATCGATCCCCAGGAGCCGACCCATTCCGCGCTGGCCTGGCAGGACGGCAAGGCGGTGGGCATGGTCAACTTCATCTACCACCGCTCCAACTGGAGCATCGAGAACTCCTGCTACCTGCAGGACCTGCTGGTGGACCCGGCCCAGCGCGGCACCGGCGTCGGCCGCAAACTGATCGAGTTCGTCTACACCACCGCCAAGGCCGACGGTTGCTGCAAGGTGCACTGGTTGACCCACGAGACCAACGCCACCGCGATTCAACTCTATGAACGCATCGCCGAACGCCCAGGTCTCATTCAATTTCGCAAAGGCCTTTAA
- a CDS encoding FMN-binding negative transcriptional regulator, producing MYTPRAFALDDLPEIQQLIQHTRLAQLVTVGEHGLQASHLPLLLNPDEGPNGTLYGHMAKANRQWQDLQNGSEALVIFAGAEAYISPAFYPAKAEHGKVVPTWNYLAVHAYGKACVFTDAERLLTLVSALTDRHEGGRAQPWKVSDAPADYIDGMLKAIVGFALPIERLIGKRKLSQNRSAEDIAGVRDGLAASIDVRDQTLARFIPQGVSE from the coding sequence ATGTACACACCTCGCGCTTTTGCTCTCGACGATTTGCCCGAAATCCAGCAACTGATCCAGCACACGCGCCTGGCGCAGTTGGTGACCGTTGGTGAACACGGTCTGCAAGCCAGTCACTTGCCGCTGCTGCTCAACCCCGATGAAGGCCCTAACGGCACGCTGTACGGGCACATGGCTAAAGCCAACCGTCAGTGGCAGGACCTGCAGAATGGCAGCGAAGCCCTGGTAATTTTTGCCGGTGCCGAGGCTTACATCAGCCCGGCGTTTTACCCGGCCAAGGCCGAGCACGGCAAAGTGGTGCCAACCTGGAATTACCTGGCGGTGCACGCCTACGGCAAAGCCTGCGTGTTTACCGACGCCGAACGCCTGCTGACGCTGGTCAGCGCCCTCACCGATCGCCACGAAGGCGGCCGCGCCCAGCCCTGGAAAGTCAGCGACGCCCCCGCCGACTACATTGACGGCATGCTCAAGGCCATCGTCGGCTTTGCCCTGCCCATCGAGCGCCTGATCGGCAAACGCAAACTCAGCCAGAACCGCAGCGCCGAAGACATCGCCGGTGTGCGCGACGGCCTGGCCGCCAGCATCGACGTGCGCGACCAGACCCTCGCCCGCTTTATTCCCCAAGGAGTCTCAGAATGA
- a CDS encoding autotransporter outer membrane beta-barrel domain-containing protein: MPFLPNQFVVAFVLGAASIQYAQALEDLEPNSEWLTSPPVIVRPEPAKPPPAALDFYFSEHATTPNGRQVAHVLDVAVDTLLESGELSEWQEYQLENYGRELSALAPGRLGAVLEQLAGSQNANLGTATQNSLKQINSNLLAVMRQQSDNRNLSDNTDGGRVWFQVLGSSGNLDAQTGSLAQQQRTQGLMLGSDWAVDQAWRIGVMGAKSTSNLSADRFKGELDSWHLGAYAMRQDGPLALRLGAIHSSHAGQTKRSVNVDFMDYRAQASGKHSAQSQHAFAELGYQLNIANLGVEPFAGIGYQRYQRDRYQEKGGFSALNVGAQTQENLSSTFGLRLASAYELGNRMTLKPHLSTSWKHLYGDVASSLRQSSAWVKRPGFNSDFSIQGSSLDRDSLALRTGLDLALSAQHSVGLTYTVEAGSHSLNQGLMGNWTLAF; encoded by the coding sequence ATGCCATTTTTACCAAATCAATTTGTAGTCGCCTTCGTGTTGGGCGCAGCCAGCATCCAATATGCCCAGGCACTTGAGGACCTGGAACCCAATAGCGAGTGGCTCACCTCGCCACCCGTGATCGTGCGCCCCGAGCCAGCCAAACCGCCTCCCGCTGCTCTTGACTTCTATTTCTCCGAACACGCGACCACCCCTAACGGCCGGCAGGTCGCTCACGTGCTGGACGTGGCCGTAGATACTCTCCTTGAGTCGGGAGAACTCAGTGAATGGCAGGAATACCAACTTGAAAACTATGGGCGCGAGCTGAGCGCGCTGGCCCCGGGCCGCCTTGGCGCGGTGCTTGAGCAACTGGCCGGCAGCCAGAACGCCAACTTGGGCACCGCCACGCAAAACAGCCTGAAGCAAATCAACAGCAACCTGCTTGCGGTCATGCGTCAGCAAAGCGACAACCGCAACCTGAGCGATAACACCGACGGTGGCCGCGTCTGGTTCCAGGTGCTGGGCAGCAGCGGCAACCTTGACGCACAGACCGGCAGCCTGGCCCAGCAGCAGCGTACCCAGGGCCTGATGCTGGGCAGCGACTGGGCGGTGGACCAGGCCTGGCGGATCGGTGTGATGGGTGCCAAGTCCACCAGCAACCTGAGCGCTGACCGCTTCAAGGGTGAGCTGGACAGCTGGCACCTGGGCGCGTACGCCATGCGCCAGGATGGGCCGCTGGCCTTGCGCCTCGGGGCGATCCACAGCAGCCATGCCGGCCAAACCAAACGCAGCGTGAACGTCGACTTTATGGATTACCGCGCACAGGCAAGCGGCAAACATAGCGCCCAGAGCCAGCATGCATTCGCCGAGCTGGGTTACCAGTTGAACATCGCCAACCTCGGTGTCGAGCCGTTCGCCGGTATCGGCTACCAGCGCTATCAGCGCGACCGTTACCAGGAAAAAGGCGGGTTTAGCGCGCTGAACGTCGGCGCCCAAACCCAGGAAAACCTCAGCAGCACCTTCGGTTTGCGCCTGGCCAGCGCCTATGAGCTGGGCAACCGGATGACCCTCAAACCGCACCTGAGCACAAGCTGGAAGCACCTCTACGGCGACGTCGCCAGCAGCCTGCGCCAATCCTCCGCCTGGGTGAAAAGGCCGGGTTTCAACAGTGACTTCAGCATCCAGGGCAGCTCATTGGACCGTGACAGCCTGGCCTTGCGCACCGGGCTCGATCTGGCACTGTCGGCCCAACACAGCGTAGGCCTGACCTACACCGTCGAGGCCGGCAGCCACAGCCTGAACCAGGGCCTGATGGGCAACTGGACACTGGCCTTCTGA
- a CDS encoding GNAT family protein, which produces MPTSLADWKGAPAPTVQLLEGRFIRLEKLDPARHADQLWQALEGPGADPKLWDYLPYGPFPERAAFDAWLNNHAASADPYFFSVVDRASGQVQGILSLMSIVPAQGRIEIGHVTFGAPMQRSPKSTEAVYLLARHAFEQGYRRLEWKCNNANARSKYAAERLGFSFEGVFRQHMVVKGQNRDTAWYSILDGEWPTVAAGFEAWLSDANQTGSGQLKGLAECREQVL; this is translated from the coding sequence ATGCCCACTTCCCTCGCCGACTGGAAAGGCGCCCCGGCGCCCACGGTACAACTGCTCGAAGGGCGCTTTATCCGCCTGGAAAAACTCGACCCGGCCCGCCACGCCGATCAACTGTGGCAAGCCCTCGAAGGCCCCGGCGCCGACCCCAAGCTGTGGGACTATTTGCCCTATGGCCCGTTTCCCGAGCGCGCCGCGTTCGATGCATGGCTGAACAACCACGCCGCCAGTGCCGACCCGTACTTTTTCAGCGTGGTCGATCGCGCCAGCGGCCAGGTCCAGGGCATCCTCAGCCTGATGTCGATCGTCCCGGCGCAGGGGCGCATCGAAATCGGCCACGTCACCTTCGGTGCGCCGATGCAGCGCTCACCCAAAAGCACCGAAGCGGTGTACCTGCTGGCCAGGCACGCGTTCGAACAGGGCTACCGCCGCCTGGAATGGAAGTGCAACAACGCCAATGCCCGCTCCAAATACGCGGCGGAGCGGCTGGGTTTCAGTTTTGAAGGGGTGTTTCGCCAGCACATGGTGGTCAAGGGGCAGAACCGCGATACGGCGTGGTATTCGATCCTGGATGGCGAATGGCCGACAGTCGCCGCGGGGTTTGAGGCCTGGTTATCGGATGCCAACCAGACGGGCTCCGGCCAGTTGAAGGGCCTGGCGGAGTGTCGCGAGCAGGTGCTTTAA
- the oadA gene encoding sodium-extruding oxaloacetate decarboxylase subunit alpha gives MSKKIFVTDTILRDAHQSLLATRMRTDDMLPICDKLDKVGYWSLEVWGGATFDACVRFLKEDPWERLRKLRAALPNTRLQMLLRGQNLLGYRHYSDDVVKAFVAKAAVNGIDVFRIFDAMNDVRNLRVAIEAVKAAGKHAQGTIAYTTSPVHTVEAFVAQAKQLESMGCDSIAIKDMAGLLTPYATGELVKALKAEQSLPIFIHSHDTAGLAAMCQLKAIENGADHIDTAISSFAWGTSHPGTESMVAALKGSEFDTGLSLELLQEIGLYFYAVRKKYHQFESEFTAVDTRVQVNQVPGGMISNLANQLKEQGALNRMSEVLAEIPRVREDLGFPPLVTPTSQIVGTQAFFNVLAGERYKTITNEVKLYLQGGYGKAPGTVNEKLRRQAIGSEEVIDVRPADLLKPEMTKLRGEIGALAKSEEDVLTYAMFPDIGRKFLEERDAGTLAPEVLLPIPEAGGVARAGGEGVPTEFVIDVHGESYRVDITGVGVKAEGKRHFYLSIDGMPEEVVFEPLNEFVSSGGSKRKHATEPGHVSTAMPGNIVDVLVKAGDVVKAGQAVLITEAMKMETEVQAAIAGKVTAVHVAKGDRVNPGEILIEIEG, from the coding sequence ATGTCCAAGAAAATCTTTGTAACCGACACCATCCTGCGCGACGCTCACCAATCGTTGCTGGCCACCCGCATGCGCACCGACGACATGCTGCCGATCTGCGACAAGCTCGACAAAGTCGGCTACTGGTCCCTGGAAGTCTGGGGCGGCGCGACCTTCGACGCCTGCGTACGCTTTTTGAAAGAAGACCCGTGGGAGCGCCTGCGCAAACTGCGCGCCGCGTTGCCCAACACGCGCCTGCAAATGCTGCTGCGCGGCCAGAACCTGCTGGGCTACCGCCACTACAGCGACGATGTGGTCAAAGCCTTCGTCGCCAAGGCTGCCGTGAATGGCATCGACGTGTTCCGCATCTTCGATGCCATGAACGACGTGCGTAACCTGCGTGTGGCCATCGAGGCGGTGAAAGCCGCCGGCAAACATGCCCAGGGCACCATCGCCTACACCACCAGCCCGGTGCACACCGTCGAGGCGTTCGTGGCTCAGGCCAAGCAGTTGGAATCCATGGGTTGCGACTCGATTGCGATCAAGGACATGGCCGGCCTGCTGACCCCGTACGCCACCGGTGAGCTGGTCAAGGCGTTGAAAGCCGAGCAGAGCCTGCCGATCTTTATCCACTCCCACGACACCGCCGGCCTGGCCGCGATGTGCCAACTCAAGGCCATCGAAAACGGTGCCGACCATATCGACACCGCTATCTCCAGTTTCGCCTGGGGCACCAGCCACCCGGGTACCGAATCGATGGTCGCCGCCCTTAAAGGCAGCGAATTCGATACCGGCCTGAGCCTGGAGTTGCTGCAAGAAATTGGCCTGTACTTCTACGCCGTGCGTAAGAAATACCACCAGTTCGAAAGCGAATTCACCGCCGTCGACACCCGCGTGCAAGTCAACCAGGTACCGGGTGGGATGATTTCCAACCTGGCCAACCAGCTCAAGGAGCAGGGCGCACTCAACCGCATGAGCGAAGTGCTGGCCGAAATCCCACGGGTGCGTGAAGACCTCGGCTTCCCGCCGCTGGTCACCCCGACCTCGCAGATTGTCGGCACCCAGGCGTTCTTCAACGTGCTGGCCGGTGAGCGCTACAAAACCATCACCAACGAAGTGAAGCTCTACCTGCAAGGCGGCTACGGCAAGGCGCCGGGCACCGTGAACGAGAAGCTGCGTCGCCAGGCCATCGGCAGCGAAGAGGTGATCGACGTACGCCCGGCGGATCTGCTCAAGCCGGAAATGACCAAGCTGCGCGGCGAAATCGGCGCGTTGGCCAAGTCTGAAGAAGACGTGCTGACCTACGCCATGTTCCCGGACATCGGGCGCAAGTTCCTCGAAGAGCGTGACGCCGGCACCCTGGCCCCCGAAGTGCTGCTGCCGATTCCTGAAGCCGGCGGCGTTGCGCGTGCCGGTGGCGAAGGCGTGCCGACCGAGTTCGTCATCGACGTGCACGGCGAAAGCTACCGCGTGGACATCACCGGTGTCGGCGTGAAAGCCGAAGGCAAGCGCCACTTCTACCTGTCCATCGACGGCATGCCGGAAGAAGTGGTGTTCGAACCGCTCAACGAGTTTGTCAGCAGCGGCGGCAGCAAGCGCAAGCACGCTACCGAGCCAGGCCATGTCAGCACGGCGATGCCGGGCAACATTGTCGACGTGCTGGTCAAGGCAGGCGATGTGGTCAAGGCCGGTCAGGCTGTGCTGATTACCGAAGCCATGAAGATGGAAACCGAAGTGCAGGCAGCGATTGCCGGCAAGGTGACCGCCGTGCATGTGGCCAAGGGCGACCGGGTAAACCCTGGCGAAATCCTGATTGAAATCGAAGGCTGA